In Schizosaccharomyces osmophilus chromosome 1, complete sequence, the genomic window CCTCTAAACTTTTGTAATGATTCAGACGTCTCTCAACTAGGTTTATCTGTTCAAGCGCGCGTAAATTACTATAAAGATaatccttttcaaaattcatttccCTGGTTCGTAAAGTAATTCGTTCGAAACCTTGTTCTAACTCATGCCTTTGAAATAGATAGCTTTTTTCATTGACTGCACCTCTTAAGTCAATTAAATAGCGACTTAACTCTGTAATGTTTTCCTGTCTTGGAGGAGGAATACCTAATTCATTCGTATATAAATTCTCGTTGTTGGTTGACAAATCTTCTTGTAAGTGTGAATccatattcattttctttcataaaatcAAGTAAAAGATCAATTCAATAATTAACTTTATATTGTTATTGCAATGGTTGTGGTTGTGGTTGTGGTTGTGGTGATGGAAGCAGTTTAAAGATACTAATTAACGAAGCGATAGCTATATACTCGAGGTAGTTCGATCAGTACAATTATGTACGATTGTATAATATAGCCAAAAAAGTTTACTCAAGTTTAACAATGGCTTGCTTTTTCACAAAATCTAGAAAAATTCACAGAAATATTACTGTTTAGTTGACTTTAATGAAAGATATCTCAATTCACCGAAAACAAAGTATACCTAGTAATCACTCAACAAAAACATTCAACATAAGAACTCGTGTCATCATCAGtcaaatttgtttacagtcttttaatttataaGTTTTTAGAAAGCTAATGGTATAAACTTTAGGTTGAAAAGGTTTCAGCGGTCCATTTGTTCTGTCTTTTCATAATgtaaacagaaaaattttggggaataacaaaaaatccaTGTTGCTTCCTAAGCAGAACCAGATAAAAGTAatattgaatttgaagTAGAACTTGAACAATGTAAAACCCAAGAAAAGGCAAAGTTTGTTGTTGCACAATTATAGACAAGGAAATTGCTGTTTCATATGAGGATGCCTATACTGCTTTGGTGCCATTCTATGCTTCACTTGTGTTCGTCAAAAACTAATCGATATCatgctttctctttctttttcttaaaatGGAAAGTTAATTACAAAACTGAGAACCTTGCAAGATGGTTGGTGTAAACGAAACGTAATTGTTGCTGAGAATCGATGtcaataaacaaatgctCTCTTGTGTAAAAGCTTGgcgaaaactttttttattcaaataaaacaagaatgaGATTCAAGTAGAGCcaataaaaaagaggaaattATCTTTGAAGTCACTACTTTTATATCAATCTACCGGCGGCGGTTTTGCATGGAAATATTAAATTTGTAaccaaaacttttattattgCAACATTCGCGCGTACTCTGTTACAACAGAAATCTCACAGAATATGGGAATGTTTACCTAGCgaaaacaaacaacgaGGACAAATCTAAAATTGTCTAATTAGTCGAGCATTTTTAATACGATGTGAGAATAGTAAGAAAGTGAgctgtattttttttttttttttttttttttttcaatgtttgTATGCATTTATAGCATTTTGAACCCatggaagaaaagtaaaagtcgGATTCAAGTGACTCTACTATAGTATCGATTTAAAGAAGGGTCTTTGCTTGTATAGACCAACAAAACCGGattgtttaaaaaaggaaaccaaaaagtgaaaagcctacagcatcccggattcccatgttgtctccaaccatagtactaacgagaccctcagacgcttaactgcagtgatcggacgggaactggtgttttcgcctaggtgtggccgtagacgTTTGTTGTGGTCtgtaaaaaaatttaatcCAATATTGATCCAGTCTTTTTGGCTTGATGAACTACAAGATCCAATTCGGCTCAGTTTTATCTGGTAAATTATCACGGTTGAACGGAGAATGCTTTCATATTGTAAGAATAAGATTTGAAAACACAcagttttctcttttctattgattCACATTGTGGTCGCAGGAGCATCAAATTGAGTGTATGAGTTTATGGGTTGAAAATGTTACTTAATATAAATTGGGTTCTActtgaaatttttcatGGTCCGTCGACTTGACTCCCAAAGTAAACGGTAATTCAATGTTTTAAACTATATCAATCgattcttccaatctgaagatttatACTTTCTATGCTGTGAACGAATTTTACCTCTGGCGGTAATCACTTTCGTTCTTACAATTAATGAAAGACACGACACAGTGTTGAGTAAAAAACTAGTTAATTACGATGGTATTTTCCTcagaataattaaaaatcattaaaaagggtGTCTActcatgaagaaaatgaacgatgCCGTGAAACGAATAAGAAGATTCATGAGAGAGAAAtgagaaaagcaatcaaagTCTGCTGGACTGCAATTGACATCgatgtttccaaagaaggagcGAATGTAAAGAACGAAAGCGGCTTCGGTAGAACTCAAACTTCAGCCCTTTGCTCAGCAAGAGGTTGAAGttcgatttcttcgttaCGAGGTGCTTCATCTCCTCGAtttgttccttttgaatTGGTTAATAACGCCTTGTGATAGGAAGCATTTACCAAGTGTACATACCGAACATATGAACCACAGCATTTCCCAAGCCGTGTCCCAAGCCATTTATTCCGTTTCCTAAGCCATTTATGCCGTTTCCTAAGCCATTTATGCCGTTTCCTAAGCCACTCATGCCGTTTCCCATATCGACGACTACTAATCTAAGTCGTTCACGCGCATTTGCATTCACTATAACTGTTAGAACATTTCGCGGGTGTATGACATACTCgtcaaataaagaaacaagacaaagttaacaaaacaaacagcatagaaaaaattgttgtttatcttttcaaatcctgtGAACTTCTTTGCAGCATAATACGCGGTGAAACCGAGGACATCGAGAAAACACACACATAATACTGAGATACACATAGCTGACAATACGTTTTTGGTTAATCTTCCAGTTTGCCTGTACCATTCCGGATATGTTACAAGAATCGCTAAAAATAAGTCAGTTGTTCGAAGACAAGAAATTGTTGACTTACTGAataggaaaataaaaatggatCCAATAGAACCGCCAGCAAGCCCGTAAAAAACATTCGTATACGGAGAAACCTTGTAACCAAAAACTATGGCTAGAAAAACAGtattatataaaatagCTATAATAGTCATTATGCCTacgaaaaagtttttccaCCACTCTTTATTCGTTAAAGGGTCCGACCTGATGTTATTAACAGTATCTTGGGCGGAATTTTGAGCGGATCCATCAGCCATTTCTAGAtcaacatttttttttgagactAATGGATGTATTAGTAACTGTTTTTTCGTGGTTTACGAAAGGATAGAGGTGTTTGTCGCGCTTGCTGACAGTTATCGACCAGGTGATTGAATTCAAACCCAACaatcaaataaacaagcatgattcttccatcatgAGCCGTTCAAACAAGAACACAAAGAATAAACCTTTCCGTTCTATTTCAACTAATCTTACCTGAATACGGAGGAGGCGTACCATCTGAAGGAGACGACCGACTATCtgccttttcatcattgagcgttttggaagagtcatCAGAATCTGAAATAGGAGAgtacttgtttttcatatttacaatggcaaGTAGAGCTCAAAATAGCGCCGATATTTACACTCCAAATGAAATCAACTAGAATCGCCAAGAAAAGTCCGTAGGAACTGGTTCCGCTCTTCACAGATCTgtcagaaaaaggaattggacCTTGCttaaaaagcaaactaATCTTACAACACGAGTGTTCccttaaaaccaaagatgcgagtttgaaaaaatcttggtaATGGCTTTTCGCATGTctcaattcataaaagcagcGACATTATGTCACTGACTGGTCACAGTCCTCGTTACGATTATTCAACGTTGGTTTTTCATTGCGATTTTTCGTAATAgtataatccaaaagagtcgtcgtttattacaaaaagtaaacaaaggaacatTTGGCAAAACAACCATGCTGTTTGcttaaattataaaaacaGGATTAGAAATGCATATCTTTGTATTGGAAGTTTCCGTGATTTTGGCTTAATGAATTCCAGGGAAAAGGATTGAACACTCTAGATTTTCGTAGCCTTACTTTCAGCATTCGTAAATCCATCGGAAGCCTGGAAAAGCAACGTTCAAACTATCACGAACGATGTTTGTAGTGACAAGTacatctttcttttatttaatttattttgattacacgatagaaacaaacaaaagcgatTTCGGACAGTTCattcattgtaaatatatatagaatAGCGTACGCTTACTAGCTATCGGTATGTGTGTCAGAGAGGGTGGATGACAGCTTCACCTCTGCAAAACTCTAGCCATTGCCATTGTGGACTCGATTCATGTAGTTTGGAGTTGTTACAAAGTAGATTTATATTAAGCTTATTAGTCGGATCAGATGTGTGCTACTGTTCTGAAAGTTCTGACATGAATTTGGATGTTTACTGCCTATTTGAGTaggttttgaaggaatttcagaaaatgattgaaaaaaacaaatacaaatacaaatacaaaaagctaaaagatGCTGATTCAGCTGACGTTCCTCGCTTGGGCACTCTTGCAACGTTTGACGGTGAACTGCCACGGTACAATGAAATCTTTAATTCTCATCTAGAcgacttggaaaaaggtcATGCACCTCCGTACTCAGAAAACAGACATCAAGAAGCGTCTACCAACATGGCACAAGGAAGCggattctttattcttttacgAAATGTCTTGACGGCATTATTGTGGTTGATTTTCTGGCCGGCAGAAATTGCGAGAATTCCTGAAGCACAACGAAGACAAGAGAATGAAGCTCTTCGGCTTGGTTGGTGCTTTATTGGTTCAATCGTATTggactttttcttttcttactttttccttgtcccctttataaaggaacCGATGAAAGAATCTGTATGGACATGGTTTCAAGCTACTGTGGCAGCTGTTCTTGTCGTCATGACTTTCTATATGttcttatttgttttttcacgTAAGTGGAATGGTGGGATTTTAATTTGATATGTTTACTAATGGGGTACTTTTAGTGTTGGT contains:
- the wtf6 gene encoding wtf meiotic driver (syntenic with wtf1 in CBS 15792), with amino-acid sequence MKNKYSPISDSDDSSKTLNDEKADSRSSPSDGTPPPYSVSKKNVDLEMADGSAQNSAQDTVNNIRSDPLTNKEWWKNFFVGIMTIIAILYNTVFLAIVFGYKVSPYTNVFYGLAGGSIGSIFIFLFTILVTYPEWYRQTGRLTKNVLSAMCISVLCVCFLDVLGFTAYYAAKKFTGFEKINNNFFYAVCFVNFVLFLYLTMNANARERLRLVVVDMGNGMSGLGNGINGLGNGINGLGNGINGLGHGLGNAVVHMFGTNRGDEAPRNEEIELQPLAEQRAEV